A genomic stretch from Engraulis encrasicolus isolate BLACKSEA-1 chromosome 12, IST_EnEncr_1.0, whole genome shotgun sequence includes:
- the ankrd34ba gene encoding ankyrin repeat domain-containing protein 34B, whose product MADQAADGAPAVHTDGSPLLKAVYLSRLRLTRLLLEGGAYINESNDLGETPLMVVCKSKHVDQQSVPRAKMVRYLLESGADANIQDKSGKTALMHACLERAGTDVVAQLLEGDADPSLEDHSGSSALVHAVNAKDKDTLRMLMDACKAKGKEVIIITTTTTSMENVASGGGGGKQVTKQYLNVPPMAALERWDQLNPPALSCTSPSDIELQTSDGGNSATNPPGAVPKQVFSFQDCNGVTISQPNSPCRQWGEPRKVLEKSAHHLQRLNSEPWLQIPPSFLAQQQGLATPPPIEDLPDISPEEELLFRMKQMAFSSGPLTRHWSIDLREAGGLSQAGKVNADQGDGGIGTRVSRQEFGLTPGRKMSFDGLSSSHSLSHPNLHARTTAEPAAVALDRGPDKSLPNLAVSSLRNIISRRNLGMEHYNSDSQLSFQNANSLEDLKGAVDRKRLVTSRSSTLVGSRDSLEGNPLAHAHVPQRRHPVSLEQRLSAAQLSDLPSLPRQGYLPPLNQHTLNPCMVGVNSTLNTPASSTMLANNRLGCGTLSAVKPCYPPQAPAGFLKDQKNRRMLLRRHSMQTEQIKQLGDFTEIYGH is encoded by the coding sequence ATGGCAGACCAAGCTGCAGACGGAGCCCCAGCCGTGCACACGGACGGCAGTCCCCTCCTGAAGGCCGTCTACCTGAGCCGCCTCCGCCTCACGCGCCTGCTGCTGGAAGGTGGCGCCTACATCAACGAGAGCAATGACCTCGGCGAGACACCGCTCATGGTGGTCTGCAAGAGCAAACACGTGGACCAGCAGAGCGTCCCCAGAGCCAAGATGGTGAGATACCTCCTGGAGAGTGGCGCCGACGCCAACATCCAGGACAAGAGCGGGAAGACGGCGCTGATGCACGCGTGTCTGGAGCGAGCCGGGACGGACGTGGTGGCCCAACTCCTGGAGGGCGACGCCGACCCGAGCCTGGAGGACCACTCTGGGTCGTCGGCGCTGGTCCATGCTGTCAACGCCAAGGACAAGGACACGCTGAGGATGCTGATGGACGCCTGCAAGGCCAAGGGCAAAgaggtcatcatcatcaccaccaccaccacgtccaTGGAGAATGtggccagtggtggtggtggtgggaaacaGGTGACCAAGCAGTATCTGAATGTCCCCCCAATGGCTGCACTGGAGAGATGGGACCAGCTGAACCCGCCGGCACTCTCCTGTACCTCGCCGTCCGACATTGAACTGCAGACTTCGGATGGTGGCAACAGCGCGACAAACCCTCCAGGTGCCGTGCCAAAGCAGGTGTTTTCGTTTCAAGACTGCAACGGCGTGACCATCTCCCAGCCCAACTCGCCCTGCCGCCAGTGGGGCGAGCCGCGGAAAGTCCTGGAGAAGTCGGCCCACCACTTGCAGCGTCTGAACTCGGAGCCCTGGTTGCAGATCCCCCCGTCCTTCCTGGCCCAGCAGCAAGGTCTCGCCACACCACCTCCCATTGAAGACCTGCCTGACATCTCTCCAGAGGAGGAGCTGCTGTTCAGAATGAAGCAGATGGCGTTTAGCAGTGGTCCCCTCACACGACACTGGAGCATTGATCTGAGAGAGGCTGGCGGTTTGAGCCAGGCAGGCAAGGTCAACGCAGACCAAGGAGATGGCGGAATCGGCACTCGAGTTTCCAGGCAGGAGTTTGGTTTGACTCCCGGACGAAAGATGTCCTTCGATGGCTTGTCTTCATCGCACTCCCTCTCACACCCAAACCTTCACGCCAGGACCACAGCTGAGCCCGCGGCAGTGGCGTTGGACAGGGGGCCAGACAAGTCCCTCCCAAACTTAGCCGTTTCAAGCCTCCGCAACATCATCTCCAGACGGAACCTGGGAATGGAGCACTACAACTCGGACTCTCAGCTGTCGTTCCAGAACGCGAACTCCTTGGAGGACTTGAAGGGTGCAGTGGACAGGAAGAGGCTGGTGACGTCTCGCTCCTCCACCCTCGTGGGCTCCCGGGACTCCCTGGAGGGCAAtccgctcgcacacgcacacgtcccCCAGAGGAGACACCCCGTCAGTTTGGAGCAAAGGCTGTCCGCGGCCCAATTGTCCGATCTACCTTCTCTCCCTCGTCAAGGGTACCTTCCGCCGCTCAACCAACATACCCTCAACCCTTGTATGGTTGGAGTGAATTCCACCTTGAATACCCCTGCTTCCTCAACCATGCTCGCAAACAACAGACTGGGGTGTGGCACACTGTCAGCAGTGAAGCCTTGCTACCCACCGCAGGCGCCTGCTGGCTTTCTGAAGGACCAGAAGAACAGGAGGATGCTCCTGAGGAGGCACTCGATGCAAACGGAGCAAATCAAACAACTTGGGGACTTTACAGAGATCTACGGACACTGA